A DNA window from Arachis duranensis cultivar V14167 chromosome 3, aradu.V14167.gnm2.J7QH, whole genome shotgun sequence contains the following coding sequences:
- the LOC107480530 gene encoding glutamyl-tRNA reductase 2, chloroplastic (The sequence of the model RefSeq protein was modified relative to this genomic sequence to represent the inferred CDS: added 46 bases not found in genome assembly) produces the protein PPPAALPSLRTSASFPRSPSQLPLFSKPSSIAGARLSARSTPSINPRCDAVSQGNETPPKPISSTPSPLELLKSSAANRYTKEKSSIIAIGLNIHTAPVEIREKLAIPEAQWPQVITELCALNHIEEAAVLSTCNRMEIYVVALSQHRGVKEVTEWMSKTSGVPVHELCKHQILLYNKDATKHLFEVAAGLDSLVLGEGQILAQVKQVVKAGQGVAGFDRKISGLFKQAISVGKRVRSETNISSGSVSVSSAAVELGLMKLSESSYVDAGVLVIGAGKMGKLVIKHLVAKGCKKMVVVNRTEEKVNAIRNELRDVEVVYRPLSEMLECAAAADVIFTSTASKSPLFTKENVHMLPPISQGERRRLFIDICVPRNVEPSVSDLDNALLYNVDDLQEVVVANKEDRLQKAREAQAIILEELNKFEAWIDSLETVPTIKKFRAYVERIRASELDKCLSKMGNDISKEQKEAIYALSMGIVNKLLHGPMQHLRCDGNDNRCLNEVLENMRALNRMYDLETEISVMEEKIRVKMGRSQK, from the exons CCCGCGCTCTCCTTCCCAACTCCCCCTCTTTTCCAAACCCTCCTCCATCGCCGGCGCTCGACTTTCCGCAAGATCAACACCATCTATCAACCCTAGATGCGACGCCGTTTCGCAGGGAAATGAGACCCCTCCAAAACCGATCTCTTCCACTCCTTCCCCTCTCGAGCTGCTCAAGTCTTCCGCAGCTAACA GATATACTAAGGAAAAGAGCAGCATTATTGCAATTGGACTCAACATTCACACTGCTCCAGTTGAGATAAGAGAGAAGCTTGCAATCCCAGAAGCGCAGTGGCCTCAGGTCATCACTGAGCTCTGTGCTTTGAACCATATTGAAGAGGCTGCTGTTCTTAGCACGTGTAACCGAATGGAGATATATGTTGTGGCCCTCTCACAGCACCGTGGTGTTAAAGAAGTAACTGAATGGATGTCAAAG ACAAGTGGGGTTCCGGTACATGAGCTTTGTAAACACCAAATCTTGCTATACAACAAGGATGCCACAAAGCATCTGTTTGAAGTAGCTGCTGGGCTTGACTCTCTTGTCCTCGGGGAAGGTCAGATTCTTGCTCAGGTAAAACAAGTTGTGAAGGCTGGACAAGGAGTTGCCGGCTTTGACAGGAAAATTAGTGGGTTGTTCAAGCAGGCAATCTCTGTTGGAAAACGGGTTAGAAGCGAGACTAACATTTCGTCGGGATCAGTTTCTGTCAGTTCTGCAGCTGTGGAGCTGGGACTGATGAAGCTTTCAGAGTCTTCCTATGTCGATGCTGGAGTATTAGTAATTGGGGCAGGAAAGATGGGTAAACTCGTAATTAAACATTTGGTAGCAAAAGGGTGCAAGAAAATGGTTGTTGTTAACAGAACTGAAGAGAAGGTCAACGCTATTCGTAATGAGTTGAGAGATGTTGAAGTTGTTTACAGGCCTCTTTCAGAAATGCTTGAATGTGCTGCTGCAGCTGATGTTATCTTCACCAGCACTGCATCTAAATCCCCATTGTTCACAAAAGAGAATGTCCATATGCTTCCTCCAATTAGCCAAGGAGAAAGAAGGCGACTTTTCATTGATATATGTGTTCCCAGGAACGTAGAACCGAGTGTGTCGGATCTGGATAATGCACTTCTGTACAATGTGGATGATCTGCAGGAAGTTGTAGTAGCTAACAAGGAGGACAGACTCCAAAAAGCAAGAGAAGCCCAGGCTATTATCTTGGAGGAATTGAATAAATTTGAAGCGTGGATAGACTCGCTGGAAACTGTCCCTACTATTAAGAAGTTTAGAGCTTATGTTGAAAGGATTAGAGCCTCTGAGCTGGATAAGTGTTTGTCCAAGATGGGTAATGACATATCAAAGGAGCAGAAAGAAGCAATTTATGCACTTAGTATGGGTATTGTGAACAAGTTACTTCATGGTCCCATGCAACACCTGAGGTGTGATGGGAATGATAATCGCTGTCTGAATGAAGTACTTGAGAACATGCGTGCTCTTAACAGAATGTATGATCTGGAGACAGAAATTTCCGTGATGGAAGAGAAGATTAGAGTCAAAATGGGACGGTCTCAGAAGTGA
- the LOC107480528 gene encoding protein trichome birefringence-like 12 isoform X1, with product MRGMSAKLPSPLFPWLIFITLASLYFLSSFISFNTPSSSSTSQSLSIPHCDLSKGRWHFDPNRKPLYDDTCPFHRNAWNCIRNQRQNLTFINSWTWLPRRCDLPRIDPLRFLTKMRNRNVGFVGDSLNENFLVSFLCILRVADESAKKWKKKGAWRGAYFPKFNVTVGYHRAVLLSKYQWQPKQSEAGVGDAPQGIYRVDVDVPSDDWAKIAGFYDVLVFNTGHWWNFDKFPKEKPLVFYKAGQPIVPPPAMLDGLKVVLDNMIAYIEKEFPRDTLKFWRLQSPRHFYGGDWNQNGSCLFNKPLEENELELWFEPRNNGVNKEARQLNAVIEEALQGTDIQMLDLTHLSEFRADAHPAIWLGRKDAVAIWGQDCMHWCLPGVPDTWVDILSKLIHDNFE from the exons ATGAGAGGAATGTCAGCGAAGCTACCATCACCACTCTTCCCATGGCTCATCTTCATAACACTCGCATCCCTCTATTTCCTCTCTTCTTTCATCTCCTTCAACACcccttcttcctcttccacTTCCCAATCACTCTCAATCCCACACTGTGATCTCTCCAAAGGTCGCTGGCACTTCGATCCAAACCGCAAACCTCTCTACGACGACACCTGCCCCTTCCACCGAAACGCATGGAACTGCATCAGAAACCAGCGCCAAAATCTCACCTTCATCAACTCCTGGACCTGGCTCCCACGCCGCTGCGATTTGCCTCGGATCGACCCGCTTCGCTTCCTCACTAAGATGAGGAATCGGAATGTTGGCTTTGTTGGCGACTCCCTCAATGAGAATTTCTTGGTTTCTTTTCTCTGCATTCTCAGGGTCGCTGATGAGAGtgctaagaagtggaaaaagaagGGTGCTTGGAGGGGTGCTTATTTTCCCAAGTTCAATGTCACCGTAGGGTATCATCGTGCTGTTTTGCTCTCCAAATACCA GTGGCAGCCAAAACAATCTGAAGCTGGGGTGGGAGATGCGCCACAAGGTATCTATCGAGTTGATGTTGATGTTCCTTCTGATGACTGGGCTAAAATTGCCGGGTTCTATGATGTCCTAGTGTTCAATACTGGTCATTG GTGGAATTTTGACAAATTCCCCAAAGAGAAACCTCTTGTCTTCTACAAAGCAGGACAACCAATAGTTCCTCCGCCTGCAATGCTGGATGGACTTAAAGTAGTCCTTGATAACATGATCGCATATATTGAAAAGGAATTCCCCAGAGACACTCTTAAATTCTGGCGTTTACAATCTCCAAGGCATTTTTATGGTGGAGATTGGAATCAAAATGGAAGCTGCCTGTTCAATAAGCCACTCGAGGAGAATGAG CTTGAATTATGGTTCGAACCGAGGAACAATGGAGTTAACAAGGAAGCAAGACAGCTGAATGCTGTGATTGAAGAGGCATTACAAGGCACTGACATCCAAATGCTCGACTTAACTCATTTGAGCGAGTTCAGAGCTGATGCTCATCCGGCAATTTGGTTAGGAAGGAAAGATGCAGTGGCAATATGGGGTCAGGATTGCATGCATTGGTGTCTGCCTGGTGTCCCAGACACATGGGTTGATATACTGTCTAAACTGATACATGATAATTTCGAGTAA
- the LOC107480528 gene encoding protein trichome birefringence-like 12 isoform X2 encodes MRGMSAKLPSPLFPWLIFITLASLYFLSSFISFNTPSSSSTSQSLSIPHCDLSKGRWHFDPNRKPLYDDTCPFHRNAWNCIRNQRQNLTFINSWTWLPRRCDLPRIDPLRFLTKMRNRNVGFVGDSLNENFLVSFLCILRVADESAKKWKKKGAWRGAYFPKFNVTVGYHRAVLLSKYQWQPKQSEAGVGDAPQGIYRVDVDVPSDDWAKIAGFYDVLVFNTGHWWNFDKFPKEKPLVFYKAGQPIVPPPAMLDGLKVVLDNMIAYIEKEFPRDTLKFWRLQSPRHFYGGDWNQNGSCLFNKPLEENEEQWS; translated from the exons ATGAGAGGAATGTCAGCGAAGCTACCATCACCACTCTTCCCATGGCTCATCTTCATAACACTCGCATCCCTCTATTTCCTCTCTTCTTTCATCTCCTTCAACACcccttcttcctcttccacTTCCCAATCACTCTCAATCCCACACTGTGATCTCTCCAAAGGTCGCTGGCACTTCGATCCAAACCGCAAACCTCTCTACGACGACACCTGCCCCTTCCACCGAAACGCATGGAACTGCATCAGAAACCAGCGCCAAAATCTCACCTTCATCAACTCCTGGACCTGGCTCCCACGCCGCTGCGATTTGCCTCGGATCGACCCGCTTCGCTTCCTCACTAAGATGAGGAATCGGAATGTTGGCTTTGTTGGCGACTCCCTCAATGAGAATTTCTTGGTTTCTTTTCTCTGCATTCTCAGGGTCGCTGATGAGAGtgctaagaagtggaaaaagaagGGTGCTTGGAGGGGTGCTTATTTTCCCAAGTTCAATGTCACCGTAGGGTATCATCGTGCTGTTTTGCTCTCCAAATACCA GTGGCAGCCAAAACAATCTGAAGCTGGGGTGGGAGATGCGCCACAAGGTATCTATCGAGTTGATGTTGATGTTCCTTCTGATGACTGGGCTAAAATTGCCGGGTTCTATGATGTCCTAGTGTTCAATACTGGTCATTG GTGGAATTTTGACAAATTCCCCAAAGAGAAACCTCTTGTCTTCTACAAAGCAGGACAACCAATAGTTCCTCCGCCTGCAATGCTGGATGGACTTAAAGTAGTCCTTGATAACATGATCGCATATATTGAAAAGGAATTCCCCAGAGACACTCTTAAATTCTGGCGTTTACAATCTCCAAGGCATTTTTATGGTGGAGATTGGAATCAAAATGGAAGCTGCCTGTTCAATAAGCCACTCGAGGAGAATGAG GAACAATGGAGTTAA
- the LOC107480529 gene encoding protein RMD5 homolog, giving the protein MDLNDIRDAFDHVAKKQKLSYSKSQDIVDQIGHEIEQALISIQLSQESQKSILTELMLKLNAIGALQQLEGSQKELNISVTKYQKLLDKLLYPDISKVYRTADYDAHVVNQILANHFYHQGLFDVGDSIMKEAGEPEATALRSLFLEMHQILEAMRVKNIQPALTWVSANREKLVQNGFNLEFRIHRLQFIELLRNGNRADALKYARTYLAPFASLQENEFQKLMGCLLYSGRVENSPYPELVSPSNWTEITEELNRQFCTLFGQSYKSPLSVAMAAGFEGLPTLLKLANVMAVKKHEWQSMKQLPVPLELGKEFHFHSIFVCPVSRDQCSEENPPMLLPCYHVLCKQSIMRLSKSSAQVFKCPYCPAVATVANCRQLYF; this is encoded by the coding sequence ATGGACCTGAATGACATTAGAGATGCATTTGACCATGTGGCAAAGAAGCAGAAGTTATCTTATTCCAAGTCTCAAGACATTGTTGACCAGATTGGCCATGAAATTGAGCAGGCACTGATATCAATTCAGTTATCTCAGGAGAGCCAGAAATCCATTCTTACAGAACTTATGCTTAAGCTTAATGCTATCGGGGCACTTCAACAATTAGAAGGATCACAGAAGGAATTGAACATAAGTGTTACCAAGTACCAAAAGCTCCTGGACAAGCTATTATACCCAGATATATCCAAGGTATACAGAACTGCTGACTATGATGCTCACGTTGTAAACCAAATCTTGGCCAACCACTTCTACCATCAAGGTTTATTTGATGTTGGAGATAGCATTATGAAAGAGGCTGGTGAGCCTGAAGCAACTGCACTGAGATCTCTGTTCTTGGAAATGCATCAGATTCTAGAAGCTATGAGGGTTAAAAACATCCAGCCCGCTCTCACATGGGTCTCTGCCAACCGAGAGAAACTTGTCCAGAATGGTTTCAATCTCGAGTTTAGAATACACAGGCTTCAATTTATAGAGCTCCTGCGAAATGGAAACCGAGCAGATGCCTTAAAATATGCCCGGACTTATCTTGCTCCTTTCGCTTCCCTCCAGGAGAACGAGTTCCAAAAGCTTATGGGTTGCCTCTTATATTCTGGAAGGGTTGAGAACTCCCCCTACCCTGAGTTGGTCTCCCCATCCAATTGGACTGAGATAACTGAGGAGCTTAATAGGCAGTTTTGCACTCTCTTTGGACAGTCCTACAAGAGTCCTTTGAGTGTAGCAATGGCAGCTGGATTTGAGGGGTTGCCTACACTCTTAAAGCTGGCAAATGTGATGGCCGTAAAGAAGCACGAGTGGCAGTCCATGAAACAGTTGCCGGTGCCACTAGAACTTGGGAAGGAATTCCATTTTCATTCCATTTTTGTTTGCCCTGTGAGTAGGGATCAATGTAGTGAAGAAAATCCCCCAATGCTGCTGCCCTGTTATCATGTTCTCTGCAAGCAATCGATTATGAGGTTATCAAAAAGCAGCGCACAAGTATTCAAGTGTCCGTATTGTCCAGCAGTAGCTACGGTTGCAAATTGCAGACAACTCTATTTCTGA